One genomic window of Quercus robur chromosome 6, dhQueRobu3.1, whole genome shotgun sequence includes the following:
- the LOC126732679 gene encoding probable disease resistance protein At5g66900 isoform X2: MKKGEKLVRKCLKIRWWNYCFKVYYSYKLEELDKEIVRFCQVDLQVHSTRNGLRTLVNVNLILQKVDSVVDRKGVPCTVRDPPDFTVGFDMPMKELKTLLLKEEVQLLLLTAPGGCGKTTLVQMLCQDDQIRGMFEDNILFVNVSKTPNLKVIVQKLLNYKDVHPNFQIQSDEDAIDQLSQLLNHLSPNPILLILDDVWLGSESLPEMFKFDLPNYKILVTSRTAFPRFKFTYHLKPLDDVDAMTLFRRSASLHDGSSYLPAEEEVKKIVRGCGGFPLVIKVIGGSLCGQHAVVWHSRLMKWSDGQFYFSSDTELLAHLQKSLEFSDDKVIIKECFMDLGSFPEDQRIPAAAIIDMWAELYELDEDGIQAIANLQELTIRNLASLVMARKDASEVKSYYNEDFVTQHDILRELAMHQSSQESVGQRPRLIINISGNNLPKWWTEQKQQLINARLLSISTDELFSSSWCNIQGSKVEVLVLNFHSKNYTLPDFLEKMDKLKVLIINNYGFFHSKISNFQLLGSLPNLKRIRLEKVSISSLCKTLVPLKSLKKISLFMCNIGKAFEDCTIQVSDAFPNLTEISIDYCNDLEELPVGLCDIVHLKKISITNCHKLFALPEKIGKLVNLEVLRLRSCTDLSELPDSIKSLHKLSILDISDCLSIMKLPKHIGELCNLKELNMKGCLRLRTQFPESIMDLEQLKLVVCDEERARLWEPIKEFLTELKVEVAEKDINLNWLPN, from the exons ATGAAAAAGGGAGAGAAGCTGGTTCGCAAGTGCTTGAAAATCCGGTGGTGGAACTATTGTTTCAAAGTCTATTACTCTTACAAACTTGAAGAGTTGGACAAAGAAATTGTCAG GTTCTGTCAGGTTGATTTGCAAGTACATAGCACAAGGAATGGGTTGAGGACTTTGGTAAATGTGAATCTTATTCTGCAGAAAGTGGATTCGGTTGTGGATAGAAAAGGAGTGCCGTGCACAGTTCGTGATCCCCCGGATTTTACAGTCGGGTTTGATATGCCAATGAAGGAGTTGAAGACGCTGCTGTTGAAGGAGGAGGTCCAGCTGCTTCTACTGACTGCTCCTGGAGGATGTGGGAAGACCACATTGGTCCAAATGCTTTGTCAGGATGATCAAATTAGAG GAATGTTTGAGGACAATATTCTCTTTGTGAACGTTTCAAAAACTCCCAATTTGAAGGTCATTGTGCAgaaactattaaattataaggACGTGCACcctaattttcaaattcaaagtgATGAAGATGCAATCGACCAGCTGTCACAACTGCTGAATCATCTTAGCCCTAATCCTATATTGTTGATCCTAGATGATGTCTGGCTTGGATCAGAATCCCTTCCTGAAATGTTTAAGTTTGATCTTCCCAATTACAAGATCTTGGTTACTTCAAGAACTGCATTTCCAAGATTTAAATTTACATATCACTTAAAACCACTAGATGATGTTGATGCAATGACTCTTTTCCGTCGCTCAGCATCCCTACATGATGGGAGCTCTTATCTTCCAGCAGAAGAAGAAGTCAAAAAG ATAGTAAGAGGCTGTGGGGGATTCCCACTAGTCATTAAAGTGATTGGTGGCTCACTGTGTGGGCAGCATGCAGTAGTATGGCACAGTAGACTAATGAAATGGTCTGatggtcaattttattttagttctgATACGGAGCTGCTTGCTCATCTTCAAAAAAGCCTAGAATTTTCAGATGACAAGGTCATCATTAAAGAGTGTTTCATGGACCTAGGTTCATTTCCCGAAGACCAAAGGATCCCTGCTGCTGCCATCATTGATATGTGGGCAGAATTATATGAACTGGATGAGGATGGCATCCAAGCCATTGCCAATTTGCAAGAACTCACCATTCGAAATCTGGCTAGTCTTGTGATGGCAAG GAAAGATGCAAGTGAGGTCAAAAGCTATTACAATGAAGACTTTGTCACACAACATGATATTCTTAGAGAGCTTGCTATGCATCAGAGCAGCCAGGAGTCTGTAGGACAAAGGCCAAGACTGATTATTAACATAAGTGGAAACAATCTACCAAAGTGGTGGAcagaacaaaaacaacaactcATTAATGCTCGCCTACTATCTATCTCAACAG ATGAATTATTCTCGTCTAGTTGGTGCAACATTCAAGGATCCAAAGTTGAGGTtctagttttgaattttcattcaaaGAATTACACCTTACCtgattttttggagaaaatggatAAACTCAAGGTTTTGATAATCAATAATTATGGTTTCTTTCATTCCAAAATAAGCAATTTTCAATTGCTCGGATCTCTACCCAATTTAAAACGAATCAGATTAGAGAAGGTTTCAATTTCTTCGCTTTGCAAGACCCTAGTACCATTGAAGAGTTTGAAGAAAATATCCTTGTTTATGTGTAATATTGGTAAGGCTTTTGAGGATTGTACAATTCAGGTTTCTGATGCATTTCCAAATTTGACGGAGATAAGCATTGACTATTGCAATGATCTGGAGGAATTGCCTGTTGGGCTATGTGATATCGTCCACCTCAAAAAAATCAGCATCACCAACTGTCATAAGTTGTTTGCACTGCCAGAAAAAATTGGAAAGCTGGTGAATTTAGAAGTGCTAAGGCTTAGGTCATGTACAGATTTGTCAGAACTACCAGATTCAATCAAAAGCCTCCATAAGTTAAGCATTTTAGACATATCTGACTGCTTAAGCATTATGAAGTTGCCAAAACACATTGGTGAGTTGTGTAATTTAAAAGAGCTCAACATGAAAGGGTGCTTGAGATTGCGTACTCAATTTCCAGAATCAATAATGGATCTTGAGCAGTTAAAGCTTGTGGTATGTGACGAAGAGAGGGCCAGGTTATGGGAGCCTATCAAGGAATTCCTCACTGAGCTTAAGGTAGAGGTGGCTGAAAAAGATATCAACTTAAATTGGCTTCCCAATTGA
- the LOC126732679 gene encoding probable disease resistance protein At5g66900 isoform X1, which translates to MAAASVGGAALGAAFGEGFAVLHDTVKDVVSKARMFKPILKRLESTLNRLAPTVNEITQLSEQLDLPKVETENLIKNMEKGEKLVRKCLKIRWWNYCFKVQYSPKLEELDKEIVRFCQVDLQVHSTRNGLRTLVNVNLILQKVDSVVDRKGVPCTVRDPPDFTVGFDMPMKELKTLLLKEEVQLLLLTAPGGCGKTTLVQMLCQDDQIRGMFEDNILFVNVSKTPNLKVIVQKLLNYKDVHPNFQIQSDEDAIDQLSQLLNHLSPNPILLILDDVWLGSESLPEMFKFDLPNYKILVTSRTAFPRFKFTYHLKPLDDVDAMTLFRRSASLHDGSSYLPAEEEVKKIVRGCGGFPLVIKVIGGSLCGQHAVVWHSRLMKWSDGQFYFSSDTELLAHLQKSLEFSDDKVIIKECFMDLGSFPEDQRIPAAAIIDMWAELYELDEDGIQAIANLQELTIRNLASLVMARKDASEVKSYYNEDFVTQHDILRELAMHQSSQESVGQRPRLIINISGNNLPKWWTEQKQQLINARLLSISTDELFSSSWCNIQGSKVEVLVLNFHSKNYTLPDFLEKMDKLKVLIINNYGFFHSKISNFQLLGSLPNLKRIRLEKVSISSLCKTLVPLKSLKKISLFMCNIGKAFEDCTIQVSDAFPNLTEISIDYCNDLEELPVGLCDIVHLKKISITNCHKLFALPEKIGKLVNLEVLRLRSCTDLSELPDSIKSLHKLSILDISDCLSIMKLPKHIGELCNLKELNMKGCLRLRTQFPESIMDLEQLKLVVCDEERARLWEPIKEFLTELKVEVAEKDINLNWLPN; encoded by the exons ATGGCAGCAGCATCTGTTGGAGGAGCTGCTCTTGGGGCAGCATTTGGTGAGGGCTTTGCAGTGTTACATGACACGGTTAAGGATGTGGTAAGCAAAGCCCGTATGTTCAAACCCATTCTTAAACGCCTCGAATCCACGTTAAATCGTTTGGCACCAACGGTCAACGAAATAACACAATTAAGCGAACAACTTGATCTCCCAAAAGTGGAAACAGAGAACTTGataaaaaatatggaaaagGGAGAGAAGCTGGTTCGCAAGTGCTTGAAAATCCGGTGGTGGAACTACTGTTTCAAAGTCCAATACTCTCCCAAACTTGAAGAGTTGGACAAAGAAATTGTCAGGTTCTGTCAGGTTGATTTGCAAGTACATAGCACAAGGAATGGGTTGAGGACTTTGGTAAATGTGAATCTTATTCTGCAGAAAGTGGATTCGGTTGTGGATAGAAAAGGAGTGCCGTGCACAGTTCGTGATCCCCCGGATTTTACAGTCGGGTTTGATATGCCAATGAAGGAGTTGAAGACGCTGCTGTTGAAGGAGGAGGTCCAGCTGCTTCTACTGACTGCTCCTGGAGGATGTGGGAAGACCACATTGGTCCAAATGCTTTGTCAGGATGATCAAATTAGAG GAATGTTTGAGGACAATATTCTCTTTGTGAACGTTTCAAAAACTCCCAATTTGAAGGTCATTGTGCAgaaactattaaattataaggACGTGCACcctaattttcaaattcaaagtgATGAAGATGCAATCGACCAGCTGTCACAACTGCTGAATCATCTTAGCCCTAATCCTATATTGTTGATCCTAGATGATGTCTGGCTTGGATCAGAATCCCTTCCTGAAATGTTTAAGTTTGATCTTCCCAATTACAAGATCTTGGTTACTTCAAGAACTGCATTTCCAAGATTTAAATTTACATATCACTTAAAACCACTAGATGATGTTGATGCAATGACTCTTTTCCGTCGCTCAGCATCCCTACATGATGGGAGCTCTTATCTTCCAGCAGAAGAAGAAGTCAAAAAG ATAGTAAGAGGCTGTGGGGGATTCCCACTAGTCATTAAAGTGATTGGTGGCTCACTGTGTGGGCAGCATGCAGTAGTATGGCACAGTAGACTAATGAAATGGTCTGatggtcaattttattttagttctgATACGGAGCTGCTTGCTCATCTTCAAAAAAGCCTAGAATTTTCAGATGACAAGGTCATCATTAAAGAGTGTTTCATGGACCTAGGTTCATTTCCCGAAGACCAAAGGATCCCTGCTGCTGCCATCATTGATATGTGGGCAGAATTATATGAACTGGATGAGGATGGCATCCAAGCCATTGCCAATTTGCAAGAACTCACCATTCGAAATCTGGCTAGTCTTGTGATGGCAAG GAAAGATGCAAGTGAGGTCAAAAGCTATTACAATGAAGACTTTGTCACACAACATGATATTCTTAGAGAGCTTGCTATGCATCAGAGCAGCCAGGAGTCTGTAGGACAAAGGCCAAGACTGATTATTAACATAAGTGGAAACAATCTACCAAAGTGGTGGAcagaacaaaaacaacaactcATTAATGCTCGCCTACTATCTATCTCAACAG ATGAATTATTCTCGTCTAGTTGGTGCAACATTCAAGGATCCAAAGTTGAGGTtctagttttgaattttcattcaaaGAATTACACCTTACCtgattttttggagaaaatggatAAACTCAAGGTTTTGATAATCAATAATTATGGTTTCTTTCATTCCAAAATAAGCAATTTTCAATTGCTCGGATCTCTACCCAATTTAAAACGAATCAGATTAGAGAAGGTTTCAATTTCTTCGCTTTGCAAGACCCTAGTACCATTGAAGAGTTTGAAGAAAATATCCTTGTTTATGTGTAATATTGGTAAGGCTTTTGAGGATTGTACAATTCAGGTTTCTGATGCATTTCCAAATTTGACGGAGATAAGCATTGACTATTGCAATGATCTGGAGGAATTGCCTGTTGGGCTATGTGATATCGTCCACCTCAAAAAAATCAGCATCACCAACTGTCATAAGTTGTTTGCACTGCCAGAAAAAATTGGAAAGCTGGTGAATTTAGAAGTGCTAAGGCTTAGGTCATGTACAGATTTGTCAGAACTACCAGATTCAATCAAAAGCCTCCATAAGTTAAGCATTTTAGACATATCTGACTGCTTAAGCATTATGAAGTTGCCAAAACACATTGGTGAGTTGTGTAATTTAAAAGAGCTCAACATGAAAGGGTGCTTGAGATTGCGTACTCAATTTCCAGAATCAATAATGGATCTTGAGCAGTTAAAGCTTGTGGTATGTGACGAAGAGAGGGCCAGGTTATGGGAGCCTATCAAGGAATTCCTCACTGAGCTTAAGGTAGAGGTGGCTGAAAAAGATATCAACTTAAATTGGCTTCCCAATTGA
- the LOC126732689 gene encoding serine/threonine-protein kinase SRK2I: MDRTPITVGPGVDMPIMHDSDRYDFVRDIGSGNFGVARLMRDKHTKDLVAVKYIERGDKIDENVQREIINHRSLRHPNIVRFKEVILTPTHLAIVMEYASGGELFERICNAGRFSEDEARFFFQQLISGVSYCHAMQICHRDLKLENTLLDGSPAPRLKICDFGYSKSSVLHSQPKSTVGTPAYIAPEVLLRQEYDGKIADVWSCGVTLYVMLVGAYPFEDPDEPKDFRKTIQRILSVQYSIPDGVQISPECRHLISRIFVADPASRITIPDIKNHEWFLKNLPADLMDERTIGNQFEEPDQPMQSVDVIMQIIAEATIPAVGAHSLHQFSIDNLDMDDDMDDLDSDSELDIDSSGEIVYAL; this comes from the exons ATGGATCGGACCCCGATAACAGTCGGGCCGGGCGTGGACATGCCGATTATGCACGATAGCGATCGGTACGATTTTGTCAGGGATATCGGGTCGGGTAATTTCGGGGTGGCCCGGTTAATGAGAGACAAGCACACGAAGGATCTCGTTGCCGTCAAATACATAGAGCGGGGCGATAAG ATAGATGAGAATGTTCAAAGAGAAATCATAAATCATAGGTCTCTGAGACACCCCAACATCGTTAGATTTAAAGAg GTAATTTTAACACCTACCCATTTGGCGATTGTGATGGAATATGCATCTGGAGGAGAGCTTTTTGAGCGAATATGCAATGCCGGGCGCTTTAGTGAAGATGAG GCTCGCTTCTTCTTTCAACAACTTATATCTGGAGTCAGCTACTGCCATGCTATG CAAATATGCCATCGTGACTTGAAGCTAGAAAATACTTTGTTGGATGGAAGCCCGGCTCCTCGATTGAAGATATGTGACTTTGGATATTCAAAG TCTTCAGTGCTTCATTCCCAACCAAAGTCAACTGTGGGAACTCCTGCTTACATTGCTCCAGAAGTACTGCTTAGGCAAGAGTATGATGGCAAG ATTGCAGATGTGTGGTCATGTGGTGTGACCTTATACGTGATGCTGGTGGGAGCATACCCTTTTGAGGATCCTGATGAGCCTAAGGATTTTCGGAAGACTATACAA AGAATCCTCAGTGTCCAGTACTCCATTCCAGACGGTGTTCAAATATCTCCTGAGTGTCGCCACCTGATCTCAAGAATTTTTGTTGCTGATCCTGCATCG AGGATCACCATTCCTGACATCAAGAACCATGAGTGGTTTTTAAAGAATCTCCCAGCAGACCTAATGGATGAAAGAACGATAGGCAATCAGTTTGAAGAGCCAGACCAACCAATGCAGAGCGTTGATGTGATCATGCAGATAATTGCTGAGGCCACCATACCAGCAGTTGGGGCTCATAGCCTTCACCAGTTCTCAATAGACAACCTGGATATGGATGATGATATGGATGACTTGGATTCTGACTCTGAGCTTGACATCGACAGCAGTGGGGAGATAGTCTATGCACTGTGA